The Mesomycoplasma flocculare ATCC 27399 genome includes a window with the following:
- the rpsJ gene encoding 30S ribosomal protein S10 — protein MSKTSIKIKLKAFDHRQIDAAAKKIVLLARELNVETRGPVPLPTSRSIYTILRSVHINKKSREQFESRTHKRLVILKLSPANQKAVTEKISRSQLPAGVWLEIEVS, from the coding sequence ATGAGTAAAACATCCATTAAAATTAAACTAAAAGCATTTGATCATCGACAAATTGACGCGGCCGCTAAAAAAATCGTGCTTTTAGCGCGTGAATTAAATGTTGAAACCCGAGGCCCTGTACCACTTCCGACTTCAAGATCGATTTATACAATTCTAAGATCAGTTCATATTAATAAAAAATCTCGTGAACAATTTGAAAGTCGGACACATAAAAGACTTGTAATATTAAAATTATCACCAGCAAATCAAAAAGCCGTAACTGAAAAAATCTCAAGATCACAACTTCCAGCCGGCGTATGATTAGAAATTGAGGTAAGTTAA
- the rpsS gene encoding 30S ribosomal protein S19: MARSLKKGPFADDYLLKKVDEAIAKNSRKPIKTWSRRSTIFPQFVGLTFLVHNGKIFNEVYITDDMVGHKLGEFSPTRTYYGHGKDKAKK; the protein is encoded by the coding sequence ATGGCTCGTTCACTAAAAAAAGGCCCTTTTGCTGATGATTATTTACTAAAAAAAGTCGATGAAGCAATTGCAAAAAATTCGCGAAAACCAATTAAAACCTGGTCGCGACGTTCAACAATTTTCCCCCAGTTTGTCGGACTAACATTTTTAGTTCACAACGGCAAAATTTTCAACGAAGTCTATATCACCGATGATATGGTTGGACATAAGTTAGGTGAGTTTTCGCCAACAAGAACTTATTATGGTCATGGAAAAGACAAGGCAAAAAAATAA
- the ruvX gene encoding Holliday junction resolvase RuvX: MGKHPRILALDLGVKTCGLAISDPDWKISYPLEQFNFKRYDFASLISRIAFWLEQYKISTIVLGYPLTLNGKISPRTKMVENFAYLIKKNLKINVIFQDERFSTKQAQNFLLDLGISFKKRQKIIDKLAAQIILERFLETVNKKQ; encoded by the coding sequence ATGGGAAAACATCCAAGAATTTTAGCGCTGGACCTCGGAGTAAAAACTTGTGGTTTGGCAATTTCTGATCCTGATTGGAAAATCTCTTACCCCCTTGAGCAATTTAATTTCAAACGTTATGATTTTGCAAGTTTAATTTCACGAATTGCTTTTTGATTAGAACAATACAAAATTTCCACCATAGTTCTAGGTTATCCGCTAACTTTAAATGGCAAAATTTCACCGCGAACAAAAATGGTTGAAAATTTTGCCTATTTAATAAAAAAAAATCTCAAAATCAACGTTATTTTTCAAGACGAGAGATTTTCAACAAAACAGGCTCAAAATTTTTTATTAGATTTAGGCATCTCTTTTAAAAAACGCCAAAAAATTATAGATAAATTAGCGGCACAAATAATTTTGGAAAGATTTTTAGAAACTGTAAACAAAAAACAGTAA
- the rplB gene encoding 50S ribosomal protein L2 gives MALKYYKPVTNGRRHMSSLDFGANLSTNKPEKSLLVILKKHSGRNSQGKITVRHQGGRHKRKYRLIDFKRNKDNIPGIVKTIEYDPNRSANIALISYIDGEKRYILAPKNLKVGQKISSGPNSDILVGNSLPLLNIPEGTFVHNIELHPGHGGQLIRSAGTWAQIQGRDEGGKYVVIKLKSGEYRRILATCRATIGVVGNEESSLVNIGKAGRNRHKGIRPTVRGSVMNPNDHPHGGGEGKQPIGRKSPLTPWGKKALGIKTRNPKKASTKLIIRSRKETKK, from the coding sequence ATGGCTCTTAAATATTATAAACCAGTAACAAATGGTCGCCGTCATATGTCTTCACTTGATTTTGGCGCAAATTTAAGTACTAATAAACCCGAAAAGTCACTTCTTGTAATTCTTAAAAAACACTCAGGGCGGAATTCCCAAGGAAAAATTACTGTTCGTCATCAAGGCGGCAGACACAAGAGAAAATACCGTTTAATTGATTTTAAACGAAACAAGGATAATATTCCTGGAATTGTAAAGACAATAGAATATGATCCCAATCGTTCCGCAAATATTGCACTAATTTCTTATATAGATGGCGAGAAACGTTATATTTTGGCCCCAAAAAATCTTAAAGTGGGACAAAAAATAAGTTCTGGCCCTAATTCTGATATTCTAGTGGGTAATTCTCTCCCGCTTTTAAATATTCCTGAAGGAACTTTTGTTCATAATATTGAACTTCATCCGGGGCATGGCGGTCAACTTATTCGTTCTGCGGGAACTTGGGCCCAAATTCAAGGGCGCGATGAGGGTGGAAAATATGTAGTTATCAAGTTAAAATCTGGAGAATATCGGCGAATTTTAGCGACTTGCCGAGCTACAATTGGGGTTGTTGGAAATGAGGAAAGTTCCCTTGTTAATATTGGAAAAGCGGGTAGAAATCGTCATAAAGGCATAAGACCAACTGTGCGAGGATCGGTTATGAACCCTAACGATCACCCTCATGGTGGCGGGGAAGGAAAACAACCAATTGGAAGAAAATCGCCTTTGACTCCTTGAGGTAAAAAAGCATTAGGAATTAAAACTAGAAATCCGAAAAAAGCTTCAACTAAACTGATAATTCGTTCAAGAAAGGAAACTAAAAAATAA
- the rplW gene encoding 50S ribosomal protein L23 → MNNVNEIIKGPILTEKSYQLMSASVYSFKVSPKTNRSETKKAVEYIFNVKVDKVNIFTVPKKEKKLGKSKGFTTKYKKALVKLKPGYTINLFDEESPQVDNFNQNSENNNETMAKIEQKKAELDVKNQEIAQKLAKKHEKASENLTTEKIEKTAENQDKGDAN, encoded by the coding sequence ATGAATAATGTAAATGAAATTATAAAGGGCCCAATTTTAACAGAAAAATCCTATCAGTTAATGTCAGCCTCGGTTTATTCTTTTAAGGTTAGTCCAAAAACAAATCGTTCGGAGACGAAAAAAGCAGTTGAATATATTTTTAATGTCAAAGTTGATAAGGTTAATATTTTTACTGTTCCAAAAAAAGAAAAAAAACTCGGAAAATCAAAAGGTTTTACAACTAAATATAAAAAAGCACTTGTAAAATTAAAACCAGGTTATACAATCAATCTTTTTGATGAAGAAAGCCCCCAAGTTGATAACTTTAACCAAAATAGCGAAAACAACAATGAAACGATGGCAAAAATAGAGCAAAAAAAAGCTGAATTAGATGTTAAAAACCAGGAAATCGCCCAAAAACTTGCAAAAAAACACGAAAAAGCATCAGAAAATCTTACAACAGAAAAAATAGAAAAAACCGCTGAAAATCAAGATAAGGGAGATGCAAATTAA
- the rplC gene encoding 50S ribosomal protein L3 → MKGILGKKIGMSQLFTTDGVAIPASIIEVPENIVTKIITKEKNNYNAVQLSAFDKKESRFLKPEIGHFAKANTKPKKFIREFRNLQGFKLGQVVDVSIFSAGEFVDVIGTSKGKGFAGTIKRHNQAIGPRSHGGGGGSKPIRQTGSLGDISGNKVVKGMTMPGHLGCSRVTKQSLEIIKVDKENNLLILKGSVPGPKKSFLIIKTATKKPKAKTPVSLFEISFNSNNQELNNE, encoded by the coding sequence ATGAAAGGAATTCTAGGAAAAAAGATAGGGATGAGCCAACTTTTTACAACAGATGGTGTTGCTATTCCTGCTAGCATAATCGAAGTTCCAGAAAATATTGTAACTAAAATCATTACTAAAGAAAAAAATAATTATAATGCGGTCCAACTTAGTGCTTTTGATAAAAAAGAATCACGTTTTTTAAAGCCAGAAATTGGTCATTTTGCGAAAGCAAATACTAAACCTAAAAAATTTATTCGCGAATTTCGCAATCTACAAGGTTTCAAATTAGGACAAGTTGTCGATGTTTCAATTTTTAGTGCTGGTGAATTTGTTGATGTAATTGGCACATCAAAGGGAAAAGGATTTGCTGGGACAATCAAGCGACACAATCAAGCAATTGGGCCAAGATCTCATGGTGGAGGCGGAGGCTCTAAGCCAATCCGCCAAACCGGATCGCTTGGAGATATTTCAGGAAATAAAGTTGTCAAAGGAATGACAATGCCAGGACATTTAGGCTGCTCTCGTGTTACAAAACAATCACTTGAAATTATTAAAGTGGATAAAGAAAATAACTTATTAATATTAAAAGGATCAGTTCCAGGGCCAAAGAAATCTTTTTTAATAATAAAAACTGCAACAAAAAAACCAAAAGCAAAAACCCCAGTTAGTCTTTTTGAAATTAGTTTTAATTCTAATAATCAGGAGTTAAATAATGAATAA
- the rplD gene encoding 50S ribosomal protein L4 yields MNKNSEIIIQTKKYENLVKFNANEDLPESLFEKKDLYFQAIFDSILSERSTKRFANHKVKNRAEVSGTGKKPWKQKSTGKARAGSRRSPIFVGGGRAFGPTIQRNYNLKVNKKVKKIAFASALSQLAQNKQILVSDFSQDKISTKLLVQHLKTFNIVHLRHILIASSDSNLFLSARNLPNVELVKPNSITIESLIKTDLLVISKNEIANLEKRI; encoded by the coding sequence ATGAATAAAAATTCAGAAATTATAATTCAGACAAAAAAATATGAAAACCTGGTAAAATTTAATGCAAATGAGGATCTTCCAGAATCGTTATTTGAAAAAAAAGATCTATATTTTCAGGCGATTTTTGATTCAATTTTATCTGAAAGATCAACAAAAAGATTTGCAAATCATAAGGTAAAAAATCGCGCTGAGGTTTCCGGAACAGGGAAAAAACCATGAAAACAAAAATCAACCGGAAAAGCACGAGCCGGTTCAAGACGTTCGCCAATTTTTGTTGGTGGAGGACGTGCTTTTGGGCCAACTATTCAAAGAAATTACAATTTAAAAGTTAATAAGAAAGTTAAGAAAATTGCTTTTGCTTCTGCATTGTCTCAGCTTGCTCAAAACAAGCAAATTCTTGTCAGTGATTTTTCTCAAGATAAAATTTCAACAAAATTGCTAGTTCAACATTTAAAAACATTTAATATTGTTCATCTTCGTCATATTTTGATTGCCTCCAGTGATTCTAATTTATTTTTATCAGCAAGAAATTTACCAAATGTTGAGCTAGTAAAACCTAATTCAATAACAATTGAATCGCTAATTAAAACTGATTTGCTAGTTATTTCAAAAAATGAAATAGCAAATCTTGAAAAAAGGATTTAA
- the pth gene encoding aminoacyl-tRNA hydrolase, producing MKLIVGLGNPGKKYAQTKHNVGYWVLDLLAEKLAISFDQKTENGNYAKQADFILAKPNTFMNKSGDFVQELVNFYKINIQDLLIVYDDMNLEIGQAAIKASGSAGGQRGMAHIIEKCGTKEIKRLKIGISRGENAKDYVLSPFEPKAKAKIKLVIDQAADILIFYLSNSFMTTVEKFNANKNKA from the coding sequence ATGAAACTAATTGTTGGACTTGGAAATCCAGGTAAGAAATATGCTCAAACAAAACACAATGTTGGTTATTGAGTTCTTGACTTATTAGCAGAAAAATTAGCTATCAGTTTTGATCAGAAAACTGAAAATGGTAATTATGCGAAGCAAGCCGATTTTATTCTCGCAAAACCAAACACTTTTATGAATAAATCTGGTGATTTTGTTCAAGAATTAGTTAATTTTTATAAAATTAACATTCAAGATTTACTAATTGTCTATGATGATATGAATCTTGAAATTGGCCAAGCAGCAATAAAAGCATCAGGAAGCGCTGGCGGACAACGCGGAATGGCACATATTATTGAAAAATGTGGCACAAAAGAAATAAAAAGACTAAAAATTGGCATTTCGCGTGGCGAAAATGCAAAAGATTATGTTCTATCCCCTTTTGAACCTAAGGCGAAAGCTAAAATAAAACTCGTTATCGATCAGGCAGCGGATATTTTAATTTTTTATTTATCTAATAGTTTTATGACTACAGTTGAAAAATTCAATGCAAACAAAAACAAAGCTTAA
- the tilS gene encoding tRNA lysidine(34) synthetase TilS → MQTKTKLKEKYLIGVSGGSDSMFLLDKYKKKDVIVAHVNYNLRKEAIFETLLVAKFCQKYNLKLKILSFNSFRVKKNLQNELREIRYKFFEKIYKQFNCSKLLIAHHRNDFLETIFLQKNKGKIVSFWGIRKKNFFFNMQILRPILYSKTKKQIIRNCQKKRIPYLNDISNFSSKYKRNQIRFFLEQKNDFSCFFLFLYYYFINLLKLVILKYQKKILRKWQKTGYNVFFFRKIKIKSKIIYLFVNQNFENIKLTKGKINEIINFTCAKSASGRFLLKKNNYIVKKKWKLYPKSSKI, encoded by the coding sequence ATGCAAACAAAAACAAAGCTTAAAGAAAAATATTTAATCGGAGTTTCAGGCGGCTCTGATTCAATGTTTTTGCTAGATAAATATAAAAAAAAAGATGTTATAGTTGCACATGTAAATTATAATTTACGTAAGGAAGCAATTTTTGAGACGCTTTTAGTAGCAAAATTTTGTCAAAAATATAATTTAAAACTGAAAATTTTATCTTTTAATAGTTTTAGGGTTAAAAAAAATCTGCAAAACGAACTAAGGGAGATTCGTTATAAATTTTTTGAAAAAATTTATAAGCAATTTAACTGTTCAAAATTATTAATCGCCCATCACCGCAACGATTTTTTAGAAACAATTTTTTTACAAAAAAACAAGGGAAAAATTGTCTCTTTTTGGGGAATTCGCAAAAAAAACTTCTTTTTTAACATGCAAATTTTAAGACCGATTTTGTATTCTAAAACAAAAAAACAAATTATTAGAAACTGCCAAAAAAAAAGAATTCCTTATCTTAATGATATTTCAAATTTTTCAAGCAAATATAAACGCAATCAGATTAGATTTTTCCTGGAACAAAAGAATGATTTTTCCTGTTTTTTTCTTTTTTTATATTATTATTTTATAAATTTATTAAAATTGGTAATATTAAAATATCAGAAAAAAATCTTACGAAAATGGCAAAAAACCGGTTATAATGTTTTTTTCTTTAGAAAAATTAAAATCAAGTCTAAAATTATCTACTTATTCGTGAACCAAAATTTTGAAAACATTAAATTGACCAAAGGAAAAATTAATGAAATTATTAACTTTACTTGCGCAAAATCTGCTTCTGGCAGATTTTTACTAAAAAAAAACAATTATATTGTTAAAAAAAAATGAAAATTATACCCAAAATCTAGTAAAATTTAG
- the alaS gene encoding alanine--tRNA ligase yields MKKLSANKIRQLWIDFFRGKNHLFIDSKPLVPQNDNSLLWINSGVATLKDYFTNKKIPPSNRLVSTQRALRTNDIENVGSTSRHHTLFEMLGNFSIGDYFKTEAIDFAYEFLIKWLELDPKKLLITYYDGDNLTFEKWKSLGIPEEKLIKGNKKTNFWDLGQGPCGPCTEIYFDRGEKFDTRGSELIKNEIENDRFIEIWNIVFSEFNNDGMQNYTPLKSKNIDTGAGFERIVSILQDGPTNYDTDLFLPIIAEIEKNTDFHYDINNYFLKKPSQTKINTSFRIISDHIRAITFAINDGVLPSNLHRGYIIRRLIRRAYWNGKKLGINQPFLYKLVKIVGKTLEYNFDIQKISNIILQEEENFAKTLEIGYNLLNAELKIAKNSIKSEIVFKLFETYGFPVELTQEILLENNIEFNLNTLKELQEKHSEISRVKITKGMGKVVNSLARVKNKISEFVGYESQKVDTIINFLANENEEITESSSENLSYAIFKKTPFYATAGGQKHDQGWIIQDNEKIEILKVFKDKFLNNIHVFRGKVYKNRPVFLKLNSENRRKLERNHSATHLLFAALRAEFGSEIKQLGSDNNENRLTFDFPFSHKPSQEKIKAVENRVNSYINQEINRQYLITDLKNAQKLNAIMTLEESEYMDPILLRLVIFPEITTDLCGGTHIKNTKLIEKFTIINCQSKGAGIYRIRAVTSWEKYTKFLENNIEAVKKKILNLENKIRKIDTTFAANLPNLPNLEEQFSQIKKIEEKLKNYYKQALKSNATLVKSELDLNKIIQINKVSFYLDLNFPIQNLKRTAATLREKNPKICFILAANLNNNQYLVVVSSAVVKSDLILYKILKTHDGLGGGNAKIAQGKIQKELKKENLIELLWENIQEF; encoded by the coding sequence ATGAAGAAATTATCAGCAAATAAAATTAGACAGCTTTGAATTGATTTTTTCCGCGGAAAAAATCACCTTTTCATTGACTCTAAACCACTTGTTCCGCAAAATGATAATTCTTTGCTCTGAATTAATTCAGGAGTGGCAACCTTAAAAGATTATTTTACCAACAAAAAAATCCCACCATCAAATCGACTTGTTAGTACACAAAGGGCGCTAAGAACTAATGATATTGAAAATGTAGGTTCAACATCCCGCCACCATACTTTATTTGAAATGCTTGGGAATTTTTCAATTGGCGATTATTTTAAAACCGAAGCAATCGATTTTGCCTATGAATTTCTAATAAAATGACTTGAATTGGACCCTAAAAAACTTCTTATTACTTATTATGATGGTGATAATCTAACCTTTGAAAAATGAAAAAGCTTGGGAATTCCTGAAGAAAAATTAATTAAAGGAAATAAAAAAACTAATTTCTGAGATTTAGGTCAAGGACCTTGCGGCCCATGTACTGAAATTTATTTTGACCGCGGGGAAAAATTTGACACTCGGGGAAGTGAATTGATAAAAAACGAAATTGAGAATGATCGTTTTATTGAGATTTGAAACATCGTTTTTTCAGAATTTAACAACGACGGAATGCAAAATTATACACCTTTAAAATCAAAAAATATCGATACTGGCGCTGGTTTTGAACGCATTGTATCAATTTTGCAAGATGGACCAACTAATTATGATACCGACCTTTTTCTGCCAATTATTGCAGAAATTGAAAAAAATACTGATTTTCATTACGATATTAATAATTACTTTTTAAAAAAGCCCTCACAAACTAAAATTAATACTAGTTTTCGAATTATTTCTGATCACATACGTGCAATTACTTTTGCAATAAATGACGGAGTTCTACCCTCTAATTTACACCGCGGATATATAATTCGTCGCTTAATTAGAAGAGCCTACTGAAATGGGAAAAAATTAGGAATTAACCAACCTTTTTTATACAAATTAGTGAAAATTGTTGGAAAAACCTTAGAATATAATTTTGATATCCAAAAAATTAGCAATATTATCCTCCAAGAAGAAGAAAATTTTGCAAAAACACTTGAAATAGGGTATAATTTACTTAATGCCGAGTTAAAAATCGCAAAAAACTCAATAAAATCAGAAATTGTTTTTAAACTTTTTGAAACTTATGGTTTCCCTGTTGAACTAACCCAAGAAATTTTATTAGAAAATAACATTGAATTTAATCTGAACACTTTAAAAGAACTGCAAGAAAAACACTCGGAAATTTCACGAGTTAAAATAACTAAAGGCATGGGCAAAGTAGTTAATTCACTTGCGCGGGTTAAAAATAAAATATCCGAATTTGTTGGTTATGAATCACAAAAAGTAGATACTATTATCAATTTTTTGGCAAACGAAAATGAAGAAATAACTGAATCAAGTAGCGAAAATTTATCTTATGCAATTTTTAAAAAAACACCTTTTTATGCAACAGCAGGAGGGCAAAAGCATGATCAAGGCTGAATTATTCAAGACAATGAAAAAATTGAAATTCTTAAAGTTTTTAAAGACAAATTTTTAAACAATATTCACGTTTTTCGCGGGAAAGTCTATAAAAACCGGCCGGTTTTTTTAAAACTAAATTCTGAAAATCGCAGAAAATTAGAGCGAAATCACTCAGCAACTCACCTTTTATTTGCGGCATTAAGAGCTGAATTTGGTTCTGAAATTAAGCAGTTAGGATCCGATAATAATGAAAACCGGCTAACTTTCGACTTTCCATTTAGTCACAAACCTAGTCAAGAAAAAATCAAGGCTGTTGAAAACCGTGTAAATTCATATATAAATCAAGAAATTAATCGTCAATATTTAATTACTGATCTTAAAAATGCGCAAAAACTTAATGCAATTATGACGCTTGAAGAATCAGAATATATGGATCCAATTTTGTTAAGACTTGTAATTTTTCCAGAAATTACAACTGATTTATGCGGTGGAACTCATATTAAAAATACAAAATTAATTGAAAAATTTACAATTATAAACTGCCAAAGTAAAGGTGCGGGAATTTATCGAATTCGCGCAGTTACTTCCTGAGAAAAATATACTAAATTTTTAGAAAATAATATTGAAGCAGTTAAGAAAAAAATTTTAAATTTAGAAAACAAAATTAGGAAAATAGACACTACTTTTGCTGCAAATTTACCAAATTTGCCTAATTTAGAAGAACAATTTTCCCAAATAAAAAAAATTGAGGAAAAACTTAAAAATTATTACAAACAAGCGTTAAAATCTAATGCAACACTAGTAAAATCGGAGCTTGATTTAAACAAGATAATCCAAATTAACAAAGTTAGTTTCTATCTTGATCTTAATTTTCCTATACAAAACTTAAAGCGAACAGCCGCTACTTTAAGAGAAAAAAATCCAAAAATATGCTTTATTTTAGCTGCTAATTTAAATAATAATCAATATTTAGTTGTAGTTTCTTCTGCGGTTGTAAAATCTGATCTGATACTTTATAAAATTTTAAAAACTCATGATGGATTAGGCGGTGGAAACGCTAAAATAGCTCAGGGCAAAATTCAAAAAGAACTAAAAAAAGAAAACTTAATTGAACTTTTATGGGAAAACATCCAAGAATTTTAG
- a CDS encoding 16S rRNA (uracil(1498)-N(3))-methyltransferase, with protein MFRFFVNEKYENFFILNDFILKHIKTVRIKHENFICVYNGHFYLTKLVKNSNKAEIITKININNEPKNEVVLALAVLKTKSFEFAIQKAVEIGVHEIWPFYSKNVNQKLNGDLSKKLKRWEQICLHSAQQSFRNLVPKINLPMNYNEILKKSEHFWVKLIAFEKEKSNVNFPEANKKTILMIGPEGGFSDEEVILAKKFGFQSISLGKRILRSETAAIFLLAKCIKD; from the coding sequence ATGTTTCGCTTTTTTGTTAATGAAAAATACGAAAATTTTTTTATACTTAATGATTTTATTTTAAAACATATTAAAACAGTAAGAATCAAACACGAAAATTTCATTTGTGTTTATAACGGCCATTTTTACCTTACGAAATTAGTTAAAAATTCAAATAAAGCTGAAATTATTACTAAAATAAATATCAATAATGAGCCAAAAAATGAAGTTGTTCTTGCTCTTGCAGTTCTAAAAACTAAATCGTTTGAATTTGCAATTCAAAAAGCGGTCGAAATTGGTGTTCACGAAATTTGACCATTTTATAGTAAAAATGTAAATCAAAAACTAAACGGTGATTTGTCTAAAAAACTAAAAAGGTGAGAGCAAATTTGTCTTCACAGCGCTCAACAAAGTTTTCGCAATTTGGTTCCAAAAATAAATTTACCTATGAATTATAATGAAATTTTAAAAAAATCAGAGCATTTTTGGGTTAAATTAATTGCTTTTGAAAAAGAAAAAAGTAATGTAAATTTCCCTGAGGCAAACAAAAAAACAATTTTAATGATTGGACCTGAAGGTGGGTTTAGTGATGAAGAGGTAATTCTAGCAAAAAAATTCGGTTTTCAAAGCATTTCTCTTGGGAAAAGAATTCTGCGATCTGAAACAGCGGCAATTTTTCTTTTGGCTAAATGTATAAAAGATTAA